The following are encoded in a window of Vigna unguiculata cultivar IT97K-499-35 chromosome 8, ASM411807v1, whole genome shotgun sequence genomic DNA:
- the LOC114195504 gene encoding exocyst complex component EXO70B1-like, translating to MDEKTKGFTYSLLQLRDYPCDTAEENLQLQEQNQFVIIQLDDTESDDIIKSQQDNSDVDSTLATSPEDEDLRLRDHLLTQSDSHPQDADLIIKQQLMNCMKELEKENERLVPMVCSHVEKYLKAAFDSREVPDPDFNLVMDALPSGIMRRLKENVKLMVDAGFMDECIDIYSKSRKEFVEQCLRPLGLQFEKPNNEDVEKWSKTWKAVGKILFPNERGLCSYIFSGIHDAAGVSAVEKVCKKLTTGLLSFADTTITADNYLPNLLSYMVPKMSETLGEVVREVISPTSDHELSIVDDIQDVRQSLGMLKQSRDSIYPNNDIQDVRQKLAMLNKIGGNLIYPNKKKAGLVDGGFHLMTNLLKKKIRKL from the exons ATGGATGAAAAAACCAAAG GTTTCACTTATTCCCTCCTCCAGCTTCGAGACTATCCGTGTGACACAGCAGAGGAGAATCTTCAGCTCCAGGAACAAAATCAATTCGTAATCATTCAACTTGATGACACAGAGAGTGATGATATCATCAAGTCACAACAAGATAATTCTGATGTTGATAGTACTCTAGCTACCTCACCAGAAGATGAGGATCTTAGGCTTCGAGACCATCTACTCACTCAAAGCGATTCACATCCACAAGATGCTGATCTTATCATCAAACAACAACTCATGAATTGTATGAAGGAGCTTGAGAAGGAGAATGAGAGGCTTGTTCCCATGGTTTGTAGTCACGTGGAAAAATACCTTAAAGCCGCGTTTGACTCCAGAGAAGTACCGGACCCTGACTTCAACTTGGTGATGGATGCACTTCCATCGGGAATTATGAGGCGCCTTAAGGAAAACGTGAAGCTGATGGTGGATGCAGGTTTCATGGACGAATGCATCGACATTTACAGCAAATCGCGAAAAGAGTTTGTAGAACAGTGTCTACGGCCACTTGGGTTGCAATTTGAAAAGCCCAACAATGAGGACGTTGAAAAGTGGTCAAAGACGTGGAAGGCTGTTGGGAAGATACTGTTTCCCAATGAAAGGGGACTCTGCAGTTACATCTTTTCAGGGATACATGACGCTGCGGGTGTCTCCGCCGTCGAGAAAGTTTGCAAGAAACTTACGACTGGTCTACTGAGTTTTGCCGATACCACCATAACAGCCGACAACTATTTGCCGAATCTTTTGTCCTACATGGTCCCTAAAATGTCGGAGACATTGGGCGAGGTGGTACGAGAGGTCATCTCACCGACTTCGGATCACGAGTTGTCTATTGTTGATGATATTCAAGATGTTCGGCAAAGTTTGGGTATGCTAAAGCAGTCGAGGGATAGTATTTACCCTAATAATGATATTCAAGACGTTCGGCAAAAATTGGCTATGCTAAACAAGATTGGGGGGAATCTTATTTACCCTAATAAGAAGAAGGCAGGTCTCGTAGATGGAGGGTTTCATTTAATGACTAATTTGCTGAAGAAGAAGATACGGAAATTGTAG